GAAAGGTGAggatttccacccccaccccccaccccccgctgagGTCTAAGTGTCCTTTTAATTAGGAGAGCACCTCAGTTAGTACCAAGAGTTTTGTTGGGGTTTGGGAAACAGTAGCTTGTCAGTCATGTGATCCTAATTTGTTCTATAGAACtctcaagcctttttttttttttttttcttgttttctttgtcctttggGCTACTGGCATTGTAGCCaccttgaaaaaagaaatgcgtattttttcctttttcactgtttttcataGTCCCTGGCCTTCAGAATGAACAGAAACGCTTTCAACTGGAAGAATTGAGAAAGTTTGGGGCCCAGTTTAAGGTGAGAGGAGTATGGGAGTGAGCGAGGGTGTaaggatggagggagggtgagggggcTTATAGAAGAGGCACAGGACTAGGTGGAATAGAAGAGATGAGACcaagcaagaaggaaggaaggaaggaagccacgCCTGGGGTCTGGACGAGCTGTCTGGGCACTGTATGTGTGCTTTTCTCCTTCCAGCTGCAGTCCAGTAGCTCCCCTGAGACCAGCCTGGATCCTTTTCCTCCCCGGATCTTAAAGGAGGAggccaaagggaaagagaaggaggttGATGGTCTATTGACTTCAGAGCCAATGGGGTCCCCAGTCTCCTCCAAGACAGAGTCCGTATCGGATAAGGAGGACAAAGCACCCCTGCCGCCGGCAGGAGCCACCGAGGGGCCAGAGCAGCCCCCGCCACCTTGCCCAAGCCAGACTGGCAGCCCCCCGGTGGGCCTCATCAAGGGAGACGACAAGGATGAGGGCCCTGTTGCCGAGTGAGTAGGATGGGGAGCTGGGCAGGTGTCGGGGGAGATGAGCAAACTGTGAAGattgactttgtttttctctcacagACAAGTGAAGAAGTCCACGCTGAACCCCAATGCCAAGGAATTTAATCCCACAAAGCCTCTGCTGTCTGTGGTGAGATGGAATGGGCGAAGGTGGACTGGTTTCTCTGAGGGAGgcttgggagtggggagagagagcatggggagaGAGGTCGTGAAAGTAGGGCTGCTCTAGGGCAAACGTGTCAGGGTTGGGGGCGAGGGGTCAGGATATGTGTGGCAGGTTTTTATGTGTTTAGGGTTTAGCTCAGGGAGTATGTGTGTTGGGCTAGTTCTGAACATAGGTTTCATTCAGATCCCTGATTTTGGCTTGAATGACAAGCCATTTaactttttggcttttgtttcctcacctgtatTTTGAGAATACTCGTCTCAGGGGGTTCAGCGTGAGGCTTAAGCAAGATGAAGGGTAGAGTGTATCTGGCGTGCAGCGCTCCGTTACTGTTATAAGCCCAGGAGGGGCATACAGAGATCAAAATGCACGCATCCTCTGTTGTCTCTTACTACAGAATAAATCCACCAGTACCCCGACTTCTCCGGGGCCCCGGACTCACTCAACTCCTTCCATCCCGGTGCTCACAGCAGGCCAGAGTGGGCTCTATAGCCCCCAGTACATTTCCTACATACCTCAGATCCACATGGGACCAGCTGTTCAGGTAAGAGGAGAGACCGAGTGAGTCTAGGCTAAGAGGCTTGGCTGGGCTGGTGAGGACCGGGTCAGGCCGTTCTGGGCATTTGTTAGCAAGCTGTTCAGCCTCATTTGTATCCTTGTTCGTAGGCACCTCAGATGTATCCATATCCTGTATCCAATTCCGTGCCTGGACAGCAGGGCAAGTACCGGGGAGCAAAAGGTGAGCAGAGTTGGCAGGGCTGCTCCGGCGGCAGGGGGGTGGTGCTGCCTCGTTGCCTCCTGGCAGATGGAACTTAAGCTTGGcgttctctccctttccccaggcTCCCTGCCCCCGCAGCGCTCGGACCAACACCAGCCAGCCTCAGCCCCTCCGATGATgcaggccgccgccgccgctggcCCCCCTCTTGTGGCTGCCACACCGTACTCTTCCTACATCCCCTACACCCCGCAGCAGTTCCCGGGCCAGCCTGCCATGATGCAGCCAATGGCCCACTACCCCTCGCAGGTAAATGAGGCACGGGAGGGAGACGGGAGTACAGAGCTGAGGGTCACTCGGGTCTCGGTCCTGGCTCCGGCAGGACCCGTAGCAAAGCACTGGTACTCTCTAAAGCGCAGGTAAAACGGCGTCTCCTTGCTTGCTCCCTTGTGAACGTTAAACAAGGTGGTTGCGGCAAAGCCGGAGTCGTGCCGTGTACGGGTTATCGGGCAGCGCGACATGCCCACCGCTCCTCTCTTGTCCTTCCAGCCGGTGTTCGCCCCCATGCTTCAGAGCAACCCACGCATGCTGACGTCGGGGAGCCATCCCCAGGCCATTGTGTCGTCCTCCACCCCTCAGTACCCTTCTGCAGAGCAGCCCACCCCCCAAGCCCTGTATGGTGAGTTCTGTGCCCTTCCGGAAGACTGCTCCTTAGCCCTCTCCGGTGTGCTTGGCGCTgatcccttccctctttcctgctgTAGCCACCGTTCACCAGTCCTATCCACACCATGCTACGCAGCTCCATGCCCACCAGCCGCAGCCGGCCACCACGCCTACTGGGAGCCAGCCGCAGTCCCAGCATGCGGCCCCCAGTCCCGTCCAGGTGCCTGCCATGGGGGATCCGAGTGGTTGGGGCAGGAGTGGGCggctggaggagggggatggaGCCGGGGGCTCATTCCCTTCGGGCATGGTcgggagtcggggggggggggggggtaggcctGGTACCCGAGGAGTGGGGTGGCACtcacccttctcctccccctaaCACCCTAACAGCACCAGGCGGGGCAGGCCCCACACCTGGGCAGTGGACAGCCACAGCAGAATCTgtaccacccaggggccctgacaGGCACGCCGCCTTCTCTGCCACCGGGACCTTCTGCCCAGTCCCCTCAGAGCAGCTTCCCCCAGCCAGCCGCTGTGTATGCCATCCATGCCCACCAGCAGCTGCCCCACGGCTTCACCAACATGGCCCATGTTACCCAGGTAAGAGCCCAAGGGACTTGCTTTCTATGGGTCTGTTTTGCCATCAGGACCCGGGTCCTGGGGCTATCCTGCTGCCCCTTTCCTCAGTGGTCTGAACACCAGGCTTCTCGGAGCCTGTGTGTAGCTTCTGGGGTGCTCCCAGctgggattttttgttgttgttttctgcaGGCCCATGTCCAAACTGGAATCACAGCAGCCCCGCCCCCTCACCCTGGGGCTCCCCACCcgccccaggtgatgctgctgcacCCACCCCAGAGCCATGGGGGCCCCCCCCAAGGCGCGGTGCCCCAGAGTGGGGTGCCTGCACTCTCAGCTTCCACACCCTCACCCTACCCCTACATCGGACACCCCCAAGGTGAGCAGCCTGGCCAGGCGCCTGGATTTCCAGGAGGAGCCGATGACAGGATTCGTGAGTTCTCGTTAGCTGGGGGAATTTGGCATGGAAGAGCTGATGGGCTGCAGGTGGGGCAGGATGCACGGGTTCTGGGAGGGGAGTGAGGGGTCTTGGAGGCAGGGCTGTCCCACAGGGCGCCCGCCGACCTGCACCTGTCTGTGAAGTATGTAGGGTGGGCAGAAGCCACAGTCGCCGCCGCCAGGGGCTTGCTCCTGGCTCTGTCCTTTGCTTCCCTCCGTCCTCGCTCAGTTGTGATccagcagcccccctccccactgcctccccagCTCTCAGTGACCCCGACTGTCTCCTGACTTAGCCGAGGTAAGGTCAGCGCAGCAGACAGGGCcaggctggggtgtggggggctgAGCTGGGCACACGAGTAAGGGCTCTGGCTCACTGGGAAACAGCGATTGATCTGTGCTTCTGACAGCCCCATGAGACACCTTGAGGAGGCCGCTCCTACCCACAcactccccccacaccccacactgGACGGCATTGGATGAAGGGACAGCTGCTTGGGTTCTAATGCTcctgctctcttctctttcccctccaaCCAGTTCAATCTCATCCCTCCCAGCAGCTCCCCTTCCACCCCCCGGGGAACTGAAGATTGTCCTGGCCGCGACCTGAGACCTCCATGAGTGGAGGGAAGAGTGATCTATGTCTCTTCCCCCAGCAGCTCGGACCAGTCCCAGCCCCCCAAACCCCCCTTTACCCCCGGGGGAGCTGGGGAATTCCTGCCAAGCACCTtgaaggggggggcggggctcgaagtgggcagggccagggtccagcgggggtggggggttcctgctctgcccctgcccatccccaccccatctTGCCCTCCCATCCTCTCATCTATCCCCCGCTGGAGACGGaagatcttttattttctattatttataacCTCAGACTTGGGCCcccctgtttctttcttccccattaACTTGAGTGACCGgcgtgagagacagacagacagacagatgccCTACAAGGATGGTTGGACAAggacttttactttttattacataaaaatattaaaaaaaaaattaaaaaaaataaaattttaaactaactTAACCTGCCTGTGGTTTCCTCTGGAAAAAAGAGTAAGATAGCAGCTGTCAAGTCTTAGGTGTCATGAGGTGGCTCCCAGCAGTGGGTGGGGACAGCATAGCAGTACAGTCTGTGGGTGCTGGTCCTTCTGCCTCTCACTGCCACACGTCACCCAGCCTCCCGGGGACTGTTCTCTCATGTTGATGTTGGCCTTGTCTTGAGATTTCAGGTTTGTATGTAGGTTTTAAGTTCACGTTTCTAAAAGGTTAGaatgtgtgtggcgggggggaatctcaggctccacaccatcagcacagggTTCagtctcctgaaccatgagatcgtggtctgagctgaaatcccGAGTCccagtgctcaactgactgagccacccaggcacccattttaATTGAAAATCATTTCCTCAGAGCATCAGGGAGGTGGCACTAGTACTCGTGGGTAGGCAGGGGTGTTTCAGATGGGACCAAAGCCAGAGAAGGTGAGCTGAGGAGCAGGGCAGGAAAAGGATTACATACCAGGCTACAGATCCAGGGTGTGAGGGTAGGAAACCTGGTAGTTGGGGGGCATGATGTGGGTATATAGAGGTAAACAGAAAACAgatgtgcaggggtgggggtcccCAGTGGAAGAGCTCTCTTAAGGGATGGCAAttgtggttgggggtggggcactgATGGAAGAGGCAGCAGCAGAAAGCCAGATGAGCTCAGAATGTCTCCGGTGCAGATGGAGACCAGTCTCCGAAGTACCGAGATGGAATTGCTGTGGGTGCTGGGTGGTCCTCCCCAGGGAAGAGAACTTTGCTTCGTCCCACCAGGAATCCCGGGAAACCTTTCAGCCTTGCTCACTGACTAAAGCAAACCTGCCCTATCTTTGGACAGGACTTCTCGTGAAGTGCTTTTTGTTGCTGTCCTTTTCTTGAGCCCACTTCCGTGCTGTGAAGTCACAGGTTGGATGGTGACTCTCAAAACAGCTCTTAGGTTGGGCCTAAGAACCTCCCCACTCTGGAAGGCTGGTCAGTGCGGAACAGGCTCATTTGTCAGGAAGCAAGGCTAAAAGGTGCCCGTTAGTCCCTGTTGGGAGCTAACCTTTTTTGTTTGGGGTCAGCATCCTGGTCAGTCATTTCAAGTTTTCAAGCATTTTACTCCCCATTTATCTGGTAAAAAGTCCTCTCCTTAATTTTAAATCTCGGCACATGCTTTAAACCTTCATCTTTGAAGGTTTTAAAGTTCTACAATGAAACCTCCAATTGAAGATTGTCCTGTGTTTGGAATTGGTAATATGTAGTGGGGATAACCTATCAAGCACACAGACCAGTTCAGGGACCTCCTTAGGTGCTGGGTGTTGGTCCTGGAGGTGAGCTGCAGCGTCCAGTATCTTAGCGCTTAGACGAGGGCAGGTAGACATTAACAGCCTAGTAACTACTCCCCGGGCACGGGAGGTGTGTCTGGCACCTCAGCCGAACCTATGCTGCGTCTCCCCCAGGACAGCCAGCAGTATCCTGCCACAGCACTTTGCTAGACGATCCGACCCAATTCGCTAGACCAGCTTTCCTCCTCTCCTTATGTCCCAGTGGTTCGGACCACTTGAAAACGCAAAGCTTTTCCAAAACGGTACCACAGACGTGAACTGAAGGGCAGCACACGAGCTCATGTGTCCCAGGCTCCCTGTTTATACTCCTCCATCCTCTCCAACTTAGACCAAGGACACGAGAGACACAACCTCCCTATTCACAGAACAGTTTATTGACCTACCTCACCTGGCAGGCCGTGGGCCCCTCCTGACCAGGAGAAGTGTCCGTCTAGCTGCACTGCTAGGCAGCAGCCCATGCCCTGGGAAGGGGGCATCGAAGCAGGAGAGAACGCTGGCCAGTGCAGCCTCAAACTCGAGAGCCTAAGCAGAGTCCAGACTCAACTCCATTTGATGTTCTTGTCTTCCTCAGTCAGGGCCGACGTCTCCGTGACGAGGCCAGTGCCGATGGTCCGGTTGCCGTCTCGCAGGGTGAAACGCTGGCCCTTTTCTAAGATCATGGGCTGCCGCAAGATTAGGCTGAGCTTCAGGTCCTCCCCGGGCATGGCAAGCTCCTGGACAGGGCAGAGACAGGGTTCAGGCACGGCCCTCAGGGCACCTTTCCCCCAACTGCTGCCTACCAAGGTTAAAAGTTCCAGGAAATGGCAGCAGGGAGATCCTTTCTGGGGACAGCTTCACTCCAGCCACCAGCAGAGGTAAACATATTTGAAGACCAAAGGACTTGTGACCAGTGTTCCTAAGGTCCAATGTTGAAAGGAAACTAGGCCATGCAGGTTTCTTAGTCACAAGACTTCTCTGAGCTGTCATGCACAGTATATAATTCTTCAAGGGAGAATGCTTTTCTGGGAGATCTTTCTGTGGGTAAATGCTAGCATGGCTAAGTTCACCCAGGCAATACTAGATGAAGACAGACTTCTCCTAAACCCATTGGGTCAGACCCATCTATCACTAGCTTCATCTACAGCAGTCAAGGAAAAGTCACCCGTGTTGTCACATCTTTGGCACCACGAGTGAGGTAGAGCTGGTATGAAAAGTGTCTCTGCCACTCTTTCACGTTCCCTATGTGCACTATACCTTCCCTGGTGGCAAGATGACACGACAGGCCATGTCCCAAGTCAGAGAGAACATGACAGGCATAAAGTGAGACACAAAAGGCTTGTGGCGGCCACCCTCCTCCTTGCTGAGGATGTAAACCTGGAAGAGAGAGCAGCAAGGGTGAAGCTGTGCTTGGCTGGAAACACTGCCTCTTTGCAGAGGACAGTCTGGCTCAGTGATGCCCACCATCCCCTGGAGCCCTCACCTGTGCCTCCACCTTCTGGTGGGGTTGGATGGTCCCTGGCTTGGCCATGACCAAGCCACGCCTCAGGTCCTCCCGCTTCAAGCCTCGGACCAGGGCCCCAAGGTTGTCGCCTGCCTCTGCTCTCTCCAGGCTCTTGTGGAACATCTCAATGCCTAGGAAGGAGAAGAGACCAGGGAGGAGGATCAAGGACGAGGGAAGGCACCAAGGAGCTACAAGGGGAAATCGTGGAGCCAGCCCCCGGGGTCCCAAGGCATCTTTCCTGTACCTGTCACCACGGTCCGAATGTTCTTGCTATGTCCCAGGAACTCACACTCGTCTCCCTTCTTCAGAATGCCACGCTCTAGTGTACCTGTCACCACCGTGCCCCGGCCTGGGAAGAAACAGAACCCGACCTCAGGGACCAGGGGCCAGGCTACCACCAGAGAGGAGTGCAAGTGAACCCACGGTCCTCACCAGGAATAGAGTAAACGGACTCTACAGGCAGCAGGAAAGGCTTCTCTAGGTCCCGGGTGGGCACTGGGATGTAAGTGTCCACAGCATCCAGCAGCTTCTGCACAGACTTCAGGCCTAGCTCAGGGTCACGTTGCTATGCGGGGGAGGTGACAGGACTCAAATTTTCATTCTGCTTCTCCTTACTAAGAGACACTCCCCCGACTCCCAGCAGAGCTCCGGAtgcccctccagccccatccTTTGCCACCAGCAGCCCCTGCCTGAGCCCGCCTTCACCTCAAGGGCACAGAGGGCAGAGCCTACGATGACCGGGGTCTCCTCCCCTTTGTAGCCAAACTCAGTGAGCAGCTCCCGGATCTCCAGCTCAACCAGCTCCACCATCTCTGAGTCCTGGACGGCATCTGCTTTGTTTATATACACCACAACGTGCTCTACTCCAATCTGTGGACGGGAAACAGAGAGACATGGTGTCCTGAATGGACCAACTCCCCACTCttcctctttccacccctccccaggctctgagtACCTGTCTGGCCAGCAATAAATGCTCTCGGGTCTGGGGCATAGGGCCGTCATTGGCCGCCACCACCAGGATGCAGCCGTCGAGGGGGGCGGTGCCTGTGATCATATTCTGGGTAGGAGAGGAAACAGCCTAGTTCAAGGACCTCCTCAGCTCCACGTCCATCTAGCCCAGCACAGCGGTTAGGAACTGAGGCCCACCTTTCTCTGCCATCTCCTTACCACCCACCTTGGAGTGGCCGTGCCCAGATATCTGTGACCTCAACCCACACACCTTGAATATCCTAACCTCCCCCACCAGTCCAACATTTTTCCTGGCAGGAGACAGCCCCTGGCCCCACACCCAGCAACTCTCTCACCTTCACATAATCTGCGTGACCCGGGCAGTCGGTGTGGGCATAGTGGCGGGCGGCAGTGCTATACTCCACGTGAGCTGCATTGATTGTGATTCCACGGGCTCGCTCTTCAGGGGCATTATCAATCTCTTCATATTTCTTAAACTTGGCTCCACCTCCCTCGGCTAAAActaaggggaaggaagagaataaaCCTCTCACGTAAAGTTCCAGGAGTAGAGGCAAGGCTCAAGCCACACCCCTGAATCTCCACCTACACAAAGGACGGTCTGGGGGAATAACACTTCCTTGACCCCCTCCCTCAGCTCCCGAGCAGAGGTAACTGGGGTCAGAAAGAAACGTTAAAAGGCCTCAAGGTCCAGCCCTGCGAATTCTCTAGGGTAAAAGCCTCTGCTTACAGAGCACCGGCCACGGCTAGAAAGAAGCCACTCGGGCTCCCCAACTTCTGCATCACAAACACTTTTGTGTGCAGGGGAAATGTGTTTCCTGCATCTTCCCGCCCACGGCTCGCCCAAGTTCTGGCCCCTGGGGCCACGCCACCTCCAACAGCACCTCCCCGGCTCCAGGTCCCGCCAGCAGAGAGGGCGCTGCCGGACGTCCCCAACCAACCCCGCTTACTTTTCGTGATGGCCGCGGTCAGTGTGGTCTTGCCGTGGTCCACATGGCCGATGGTGCCCACGTTCACATGGGGCTTGTCGCGCACGTAGGTCTTCTTGGCCTCCACGGCCAGGCCGCGGCACAAGCGGGGCAGTGCCGGGGCCTTCAGCGGCCGCAACAGACCCTGCAACAGCGGGGTCGGGCCGGTGCCGAGACCTGCCGGGGAAGAAGCTTGGAATCAGAGCGCGGGTCCGAGCCCGGCCACTCCGGACGACGCCCCAAGCGTCCCGGGCCGCCATCGCCTTCCCCGCCCCCTCACCGCTCAAGAGGGGCGTCGCGCGCAGCAGGGTGGTGGCCGCCATTGTGGTCGTACTCGCGCCCGGAGTACCCGGTCCAGGGCGCCCGCGCGTGCAGAAAGGAAAGGGCACGGGAGAGCGGAGGTCACTTCCGGCGGAAGTGAAGACAGGGAGGGCATGCCGCGGTCCCTCTAGCCTCCAGTTTTTATGGCCATCTCTACGACTTCCGGGCGTGGGACCAAAGGCGACGCCCGGAAGGTGCTGGTGTTTCgcgggcggggagggagggagacggttTCCACAAGGTTCGCGGACCTCGAACCTCGCGGACTGACGGGGCAACGCAGGTGTCTTTAGCGGCGCCGGGGACCGACGTGGAGCGTCCGGTCGCGCACCAGAGCCCCGCAGGCTCACGGGAGTTGTAGTTCCGGGTGGGGCGTGCTGTGTTTGCGCTGGTGGTGGGAGTCCCGTAGGGCTAGGCCGGGTCTGGAGCGAGGGTGCCTGCCTCCGggaggcggaggcggcggcggcggcggccccggcgCGGCTTGCTCGGGAACTGCCTGGCTCAAAGCCCCCTGGAGTCCGACCCACTGCGGGGGTCTGGCGAGAGATCTGGCGGCCCttgagccgccgccgccgccggaggTAGGACCAGGCCCTGCGGCCAGGCGAAGAGAGGCGGGCCTGGGAGCCTTTCGCGGGTGGGGCGCAAGTGTGACACATCTCTCCGCCgagtctttgttttcttatctgtaaaatgggaacagtaGGATCTACTTCATGGGGAGATTCTGACATCTGGCTCTGAGAAAATGAGCTGGACAGGAAGCAGGAAATACGGTCCAGGGGCCTCCAGGTCCCACAGTCCTTGACCCTCAAATCCCTGCCCGcctgggtcacacagctggcgGGGACAGCTCTGCCGTCCACCCCTGAAGCCCCTCAGCAGGCCGGGAGCTAATTCCCTTGATTTTCGCCCCACCCACTCATCCAGTTTTACTAATGATACCAAGATTGAGGAACCGGCCTCAGGTGCCTGTAAGGGTAGCCTGTCATGTTCCTGCGGTATCCCTGGCACCTGACACAGGGCGGGGCACCCAGTGAGTGCCCAGTGAATTTCTGTTGACTGAGTGAGTGCAAGGCTAGCAAATGACCTTTAGCTTTCACATCTATCATCTCGTCACCTTGCAATGATAACAGCAGCTGCTTAACCCTGATTGATGTTTCCGAAACTCCTCAGATCCTAAGGCTCAGTTGACGGGTTTTGTTTCAAATAGATTTCCTAATTCCTCCCTGAAAGATTATGATTCAGGAGGGTCTCTGAGCACAGACGGGGAAACTCTTTATTTATAACACACAGCTTCCCCAGCTCAAAGGAGTTTGGGAAACTCAGAACGAGAGCTTTGTGTGGATCAGGCGTTGTGCAAATGCTTTGTATTGGTTCACATTCAGCATTCCCAGTGTTACCGCTTGTGGTGGAAGCCATTCTTTTCCCCCgctttacaggtgagaaaacttgAGCCTCAGGGTGATTTAGGAACCCAATACCGCTCAACTCCAAGAAAAGTATGCACTTAACCACTGTACTGTCCTTTCACTGCCAatatacttttcaaataaaatgaagaacttGCTAAGACATCTGTCCTGGCCCTCCAACCCATCACCTCCACTTAGGAAGGCCCGGGGCCGTCATTGAAAGAGCTTCTTTGCCTTTATCCTGTCTTTCATTCACTCCTCTCCTAGGAATGTCTCTTAAGACACTATTGGCCACTATCAGAATATGAgactggggcggggagggggggggggtggcatttGAACGAATCCCTTCTATATTAGTTTATTTGAACATGTATTCGTTTGAAAAAAAAGGTAGCAAATACTGCGCTTAAAAAATGAGTCAACTTAAAAGCCAGTGTTGGTAAGTAATATGGGTGGCATAAATATATGGCAGAGTTGGGCGAATGCGGTGCACGAATgactgaaatttgaaaaatgccaCGCTTGGAAGAGGCCAGAGGGAGAAAACCTTTTGTCCCGCTGTTGACTGTAGCATCCTCTGCAATAGTTAGGAGTCTTGATTTACAGATAACAGAGTCTACGTTGGCTGGTTTGCACAGAAGGAGGACGTGTTTAAGGGTTTGGGGCAGCTTACAGAATCGTGGGACAGGCCGCAGCAACAGCTCCCTTACGGAACTTACGGAACCTGGTAAGACAGCTATTACTGCCACTGCCACCAAACTCTAAACGCCAGGACTGAGACTCGTCTGCGACACCTCCTGCTCATGGCACCAAAGCCACCTCTGCCTCAAGAAAGTGACCCGTCCGACTTCCCAACCCTCCTGCCCCCAAAGTCCGGCAGATTCAAAGCCCCACTTGAAGGTGTCTGGCCAGAGAAGCCTAGATCGTCATAGGTCAGTGTTCTTGTATCAGAGGAGTCTGAGAGATGTCGCCCGACTCTGATGGAGAGCAGGAGCGCGAGCACGGAATTTTCCCCAGATGTCCAGCCGTGCTCGTGAACAAGCTGAAGAGCAGAGTGAACACAGCTGTCCAGTACGGGCACATGGGAGCATGAGTCTGGTATAGCCACCGGATGAAGTAGGAATAGAGTGGGCTCAGACTTGCAGAGATGAGGAGAGCCAGCCACCTGGGAGTGTGCTCGTGAGTGGTGCCGAATGAAGGTGGAAGGCTGGCTGCCATAGAAAAACAGCATTgggaggagggggcggcgggGACAGCGACAAAGGAAGTGGAAAACAATCAGGACTTCAGGAGGCTGTGAATTTGCGTAAAgaaagttttttctctttctgacttgtCTTTTGTATGATAAAGAGAGAAACTGCATTCTTTGTGCAGAATGTTGAACTCTAAAAAGGCACGCTTGAAATCAAATGGCCTTCTGGGCCCCCCCTAGCAATCTATGCGTTGGAGCTCCTGCTTAACAGCATTTTTCCGTCTTCCTCCAGGCAGGGCCCTGATTTTGTTGAAGGTGGCCCTTCCCCGagttccaggaataaatcctgaCAGGTCTGCTTCTGGTGGTCCTATTCTCCTTGCCAGGGGGGGTTGTTTAGGGGGTGACTTCTTTGGGGCCAGTGTTTGGTAAGAGGAATCTCCTTTGGGGGGCTTCCAGGGAAgcgtccctctttttttttttaatgcttatttttatttgtgagggACAatatgagtggggcaggggcagaaagagagggggaccgagaatccgaagccggctccaggctctgagctatcacacagagcccgacgcagggctcgaaaccatgaaccataagatcatgacctgagccgaagttggacgctcaaccgactgagccacccaggcgccccaaggg
This sequence is a window from Prionailurus viverrinus isolate Anna chromosome E3, UM_Priviv_1.0, whole genome shotgun sequence. Protein-coding genes within it:
- the TUFM gene encoding elongation factor Tu, mitochondrial — translated: MCHTCAPPAKGSQARLSSPGRRAWSYLRRRRRLKGRQISRQTPAVGRTPGGFEPGSSRASRAGAAAAAASASRRQAPSLQTRPSPTGLPPPAQTQHAPPGTTTPVSLRGSGARPDAPRRSPAPLKTPALPRQSARFEVREPCGNRLPPSPPAKHQHLPGVAFGPTPGSRRDGHKNWRLEGPRHALPVFTSAGSDLRSPVPFPFCTRGRPGPGTPGASTTTMAATTLLRATPLLSGLGTGPTPLLQGLLRPLKAPALPRLCRGLAVEAKKTYVRDKPHVNVGTIGHVDHGKTTLTAAITKILAEGGGAKFKKYEEIDNAPEERARGITINAAHVEYSTAARHYAHTDCPGHADYVKNMITGTAPLDGCILVVAANDGPMPQTREHLLLARQIGVEHVVVYINKADAVQDSEMVELVELEIRELLTEFGYKGEETPVIVGSALCALEQRDPELGLKSVQKLLDAVDTYIPVPTRDLEKPFLLPVESVYSIPGRGTVVTGTLERGILKKGDECEFLGHSKNIRTVVTGIEMFHKSLERAEAGDNLGALVRGLKREDLRRGLVMAKPGTIQPHQKVEAQVYILSKEEGGRHKPFVSHFMPVMFSLTWDMACRVILPPGKELAMPGEDLKLSLILRQPMILEKGQRFTLRDGNRTIGTGLVTETSALTEEDKNIKWS